Below is a genomic region from Candidatus Chlorobium masyuteum.
CTTACCGAGCCGGACTCTTGCCGTTATTCTTCCGGGGTGTCCGAAGCTCTGACCTCCGGGTGAGTAGATAGCCAGTCCATTGATCTGGCCGACTTTTTCCGACTCCGTATCGATAAGGATAGAGTTTTTCAGGGTTGCCTCCCTGATCTTTTCCTGGATTCTGGAAGAGCGCAGCACTCTTGCGTCAATCGCCTTCTGAACATCGGCTGCTTTCACGAGCTTTCTTTTGGCCGATGCGGCATAGTAGTCTGCTTCCCGGACCAGATCGCTGATGCTCTGCAGGTGCGCACTCAGTTTTGTGGAGTCGCCGGTAATCCTGCTGCCGTGCTCAATCACTCTTGCCACCGCACCACGGTCAAAATGACGGAGTTTGTCCGTTTTGGCGATGGCGCTGATAATGCGGGCGTAGGCAAGCTTTCCGTCACCGTCAAAGGGGAGCTCATCTTCAAAATCTGCGGCGACTTTGAATAGTTCACTGAAGTCAGGATCGTAGACGTTGAGCAGATAGTAGAGCTGTCGCTCTCCGATAAGAATAACCTTGATATCGAGCGGAATAGGTTCCGGTTCAAGCGATACCGTGCTGACAAGGCTGTAGAGCTGGGCCAGTGATTCAATGCGAATCTGGCGTGTTCTCAGGGCTTTTTTCAGCGCTTCATAGGCCAGAGGCTCAAGCAGCAGTCTTCTTGCATCAATCAGCAGGTAGCCCCCGTTTGCCCGATGCAGGGCACCCGGTTTGATCAGCGTAAAGTCGGTGAGAAGGGTGCCCATCTGCGAGATGTGTTCAATGTCCCCGACCAGATTCTGGCAGGCGGGTTTGTCTTCGTAAACGACCGGAGTACCCTCTCTCTTGCTGTTGTCAACTATGACGTTGATCCGGTAACGGTTGAGCAGGGCGCCTTTCTGCTGAAATTTTCCGGTAGAGAGCCCGAGCAGCATCTCTCTTGGATCGGGCTCTTTTTCAAGGAACTGATCGAAGTTTTCAATGATGTCGTTTTCCAGCGTCTCAAAATATTCGATAACCTCGCTGAGTGAGGCATAGCTGTTTTTGAGTTCAGCCATCAGGGGTTTGACCGCAAAATTGGCAATGTTGCGGTTGAGCTCATTGATTTTTTCCTGTGTTTCCCTCTGCCATTTCGGGATCTGGACCATAATGAGCTGCATGGCCGATTTCAGGTTTGTGATCTCCTTCTCTATTGCCTCCCGCTCCTTTTTGTTGAGAGTCATAAACTCTTCGGGCTTGAGTACCTCTCCGTTCTTTTCGGGCGCAAAGGCGAATCCTGCGGGAGTTCTTATCAGTGCAATATGCTGTTCAGCAGCTTTTTTTTCGAGATCTTCAAAGGCTTCGGACTGATGTTCCTGAAATTTTTCGCGGATATTCTTTTCCTGAACCTGATACTCTTCACTGCTGAATGCAGAGGGTATAACGGTTAAGAGTGCCTCGACAAGGTGTTCCATATCACGGGAAAGTGTGGCGGCTTTTCCAGGCGGAAGTTTCAATGCCCCGGGGTGTCTCGGCTGCTTAAAGTTGTTGACATAGCACCAGTCGGATGGTACCGGTGCGAGAGGGGCAATCGTTGCAAGAAATTGCATGATTGCAGTCTGTTTTCCGGTGCCGTTTGGTCCGAGGGCAAACAAATTGAAGCCGTCATGCTTTATACCCATGCTGAAGGCTATGGCCTCAAAGGCCCGCTCCTGGCCGGTGGCTTTTATCGGGCCGTCAAGATCGGCCGTATTGCGGAAGCTGAATTCTCCGGGGTTACAGGTTTTGTAAAGTTTTTCCGGAGAGAGCTTTTCGGGAAGAGACATCGTGATCGCTCCTGTTTGGGTTGATCCTGGTCGCGGCATTCCTTTTTAAAATACAAAACCTCCGCAACCGTTATAACGTTTGCGAAGGTTTCAACTACTGCAATTCAGCCCCTTTTTAGATACGGGCAACTGTTCTAACCATAGCACGCCTTTTAAGCGTTCTCCCCGTCAATATTCATGGTCGGATGCAGATGTACCGGTGTTGCGGGTTTTTTGCGGAGACGGATGTTGAGCATTTCAACCGAAACGGAAAAGGCCATGGCAAAATAGATGTACCCCTTTGGTATCTCAAAACCGGCACCCTCGGCAAGCAGGGTGACGCCGACAAGAATAAGAAAACTCAGGGCGAGCATTTTGATGGTCGGGTGCTCTTCGACAAAATCACTGATGGATTTTGAGGCAACCATCATAATGCCGATCGAGATCATGATGGCGATGATCATCACCTCCACATCTTTGGCAAGACCGACCGCAGTGATGACGGAGTCAAGCGAAAAAACAATGTCGATGACGGCTATCTGAAGCATGGTGACGGCAAAGCTGCCGGCTGAAGTGCGTTTTTTCTCCTCTTCCGATCCCTCAAGGCTCTGGTGGATCTCCTGGGTGCTTTTTGCCAGCAGAAAGAGACCGCCGCCGATCAGAATAAGGTCTCTGCCGGTAACATGGTGCTCAAGAACGCTGAAAAGGCCGGCAGTGAGCCCCATAACCCAGGTGATTGAGAGCAGCAGAGCTATTCTGGTCAACATGGCCAGACCAAGGCCGATAAGTCTTCCCTTCTGCTGCTGGTTTTTCGGCAGCCGTCCGACTATAATCGAAATAAAGATAATGTTGTCAATACCGAGAACAATTTCAAGCGCCGTAAGGGTTGCAAGGGCGATCCATGCTTCCGGCTGGGTGATCCATTCCATAGTTGCGTAATAAGTGTTGCAGGCGGTTGTGTCATGTTTGTATGAAACCGTAATGTACCGAACAGGATTCCATCCGGCAAACAGTGTGTGCGAGAGTCGGGCTGATTTCTCTGATTTCATTACATTGTTTTCTACAGCCCCGGCATGACGCTTTTTCTGAAAGCAGGGGTTGAACCTGGTTATCACAATCTGTTATGGGGGATTCTGTTCCTTCGGTATTGCGTACCACCTTTGAGGGGGGCACCACCCGCTATTTTTCATGGAGGCGGTCACAACTGCTGGCGCTTGAAACGTTTCTTGTTGAACGGGAAAAAGAGATAGCCTCGGCACTCCATGCAGATTTCAGAAAATCAGCGGCAGAGACTTTTTTGACTGAAACGGGATACCTCCGGAGTGAAATCCGCTTTGCCTTGAAGCATCTGAAATCATGGATGAAGCCTCAACGGGTTGCTGTTCCGCTCATCTATCAGCCGGCAACAGGTTATTACTGCCGTGAACCATATGGCGTTGTGCTGATCATCGGCGCATGGAACTATCCCCTGAACCTTACGCTTGCTCCGCTCATCAGCGCAATTGCTGCGGGTAACTGTGCGGTCGTGAAGCCTTCGGAACATGCGCCGCATACATCAGCGGTTATTGCGTCAGGGCTTGGAGATTATCTTGACCGGAGTGCGATTTGTGTTGTTGAGGGTGGTGTTGAAGAGTCCCGTGCCCTGCTGGAAGAGCGGTTTGACTATATTTTTTATACCGGAAGCCGGATGACCGGCAGGGAGGTCATGCATGCTGCGGCGAAACATCTGACGCCCCTGACGCTGGAACTTGGCGGGAAATGCCCTTGTATTGTGGATGGATCGGGCGATCTCCGGGTAGCTGCACGGCGTATTGTGTGGGCAAAGTTTTTAAATGCCGGCCAGACCTGTATTGCACCGGATTATGTTCTGGTCGAGCAACAGAGTGAGGCTGAGCTGATCAGGCATATGCATGAGGCGCTTGCCGATTTTTACGGTGATGATCCCCGTTCAAGTCCGGATTTCCCCCGTATCGGAAATGCATATAATTTTTTAAGGCTTGAAAAGCTGCTTGCAGGTTCGGTGCCATCTGCAGGAGTTTTCACCGATCATAGTGAGCGTTACATCCCTCCGACTATTTTGCAGGGAGCCTCTATGGATTCCGCGCTCATGCAGTCGGAGATTTTCGGTCCTCTTCTGCCGGTTATTGCCTATACCGGTATGGAAGAAGCAATGAGCTGCATCCGGCGAGAAAAAGCACCGCTTGCACTCTATCTGTTTTCTTCAGTCAAGAGCGTGCAGGAGAGGGTGTTGCTGCACTCCAGGTCGGGCGGAGTCTGTATTAATGATCTGCTCTTTCAGGCGAGCATGCACCATCTTCCTTTCGGCGGTCTCGGCAGCAGCGGATTTGGTGCTTATCACGGCAGGGCAGGCTTTGACACCTTCTCTTTTCAGCGGAGTATTCTGGAGCGCTCACTCTACCCTGATCCCGCTCTGCGCTACCCGCCCTACGGCAGGTTGAAGTTCCGGTTGCTTAAAATGCTTGTTACCCACTTCCAGTAGGGAGCGGTGGCAGGATAATCAGAGTGCTCTTTTGAACATTAAAACCGGTTTTGATGAGAAAATTATGAAAAAAACAGCGCTTGCGCTTGGTGGTGGAGCGGTGCTCGGTGCCGCCCATGTCGGAGTACTCAGGGCTGTAAATGAACTCGACATTCAACTCTCCATGGTCAGCGGTACCAGTATAGGAGCATTTATCGCGGCACTCTACGCTTTCGGAAAAAGCTGGGAAGAGATACGTGATATCGCCCTTGAGATCAACTGGCTTGACCTTTCGGGTCTGGCTCTTTCTCAGTTCGGACTTCTGTCCAACAAAAAATTCGGCACGATGGTCACTGAGCTGCTTGGAAAACGGGATATCAGAGATGCCCTGATTCCGCTTGCCATTGTAGCTACAGATATCGGAGCGGGCCGGAAATTTGTTTTTACCGAAGGCGATGTGGCTCAGGCCGTAATGGCAAGCAGTTGTATTCCGGGTGTTTTCAAGCCTGTAGATTATCAAGGGAAGTTGCTTGTCGATGGGGTTCTTATGGAAAATGTTCCGGTTTCTCCGCTGATCGAAGGCGGCGCTGAATCGGTTATCTGCATTGATCTGCTTGCTTTCCATTGCTATAAAAAGCCCGATAACATCATTGATCTGCTGCTCAATGCCTTCTACAGTACCATCATCAACACAACTGCCATACAGATTGCAGAAGCGGATTTATCGATTCAACCGGATCTTTCGGGATACAGCCTTCTTGATTTCAGCCAGGTAAAGGATCTCATGGAGGCGGGTTACACTGCTGCTCTGCCAGCCTTGAGCGGATGGGTTGGGGGTAGGCCGGTAGCTCCATAGCTTGGCAAGCTCTCTGTAAAGTGTTACCTTACCGCTAAAAGTCCATGTTTCTTTAACGTTGTAACGGAGAACCATTAGTGATGAAGAGATTTTATGGCATAGTGCTTGGAGTACTTTCACTTGCAGCTTCAGGCCGGAGTGCCGAAGCTGCCATGCCCTATGCGAGTTTTTCCGGCGGGCTTGCCATGCTGAGCTCTATTGACAGATCCTATGATTCCGGTTATGCTCTTGCCGGTGCAGCGGGTCTTGACCGAGGCAGATACCGTCTTGAAGCTGAGCTCGGGTATCAGAAAAATGCGCTCAAAAATTCTGTTGCGGATATCTCCATGACGACCTATATGGCCAATGGCTATTATGATCTTGAGCTGCCGCTCGCGCAGGTAAAACCGTTTGTAACTGCCGGTCTTGGTGTGGCAGAGTTCAATGATGATAACGGAGCAGGCAAGACGGTCAGCGACAGTGTGTTTGCCTGGCAGGTAGGTGCCGGAGCAGGATTCAGTGTTTCGCCTCTGGTTAACGTTGATGCCAGGTACCGGTATTTTTCAGCTTCCGATCCACAGCTTACCGGAAACAGCCGTTATGGTATCGGCAGTCATAATGTATCGGTTGGTTTGAGAATCGGACTCTGAAAAGAGCCGGCTTCGGGTGTCCTGTCGCCTGACTGAGCATTTTACTGAATTTGAATGGATTTTTTCAGGAGTACAACGTCTCTACCGTGGCAGGAACTTCAGTATGCCCGGGATAGTTTGAGGATAAGATTTTTTTTAGAGAGTCGAAGGACCGACCGTCTGGAGCAGTACGCAAATCCGGCTTTTACCGGTGTTTTGTAGTGAACCGCTAAAAAAAGTGAGGTTGCAATGCCTATCCGCAAATTAAGGGAGTTCCTTGACAGTCATGCAGTCCGGTATTTTGTGCTCAGCCACTCTCCGGCGTATACAGCACAGGAAATTGCAGCGGCGGCTCATGTTCCGGGAAAAGAGCTTGCCAAAACGGTCATAGTCAGTATAAACGGCACTATGGCTATGGTGGTTCTGCCTGCTTCACGTCAGCTTGATTTCGAGCGTTTACGGGAAGTGACAGGAACGCGGGATGTTGAGCTCGCAGGAGAGCGGGAGTTTGCCGGCCTGTTTCCCGAATGCGAAATTGGAGCTATGCCGCCCTTTGGCAATCTCTATGGCATGGATGTTTATGTTGCAGAAGAACTTGAGGATGATGATGAAATCGCATTCAATGCCGGGTCACATAATGAGCTTTTGCGGCTCTCCTATGAAGATTACAAACGGCTGGTTCATCCTGAAGTTGCACGGCTTGCTCTCGATGTGAAGTGAATGGAGCGGTCAAACTGGATTTTTCAGCAGGAAATGTTACCTTCCTTGATGTCAGCCTGAAGCTTGGGAAAAGGTTGTCATGATATCGTTGTCATGACAATTGCATTGCTCTATAGTTGTTTTGTTTCTCCCTTTATGAAGATTGCCTTATACTCGGGAACCTATGTCAAGGACAAAGATGGTGCTGTAAAATCGATCTATCAGCTTGTGGCTTCATTCAGGAAAAACGGCCATGAGCTTACCGTCTGGTCTCCTGATGTGTCGAGCCGGGATAATCATAATGGATTGACGGTTCATAAAATGCCAGCGGTACCACTTCCGCTCTATCCTGACTACAAAATCGGGTTTTTCAATGCGGAAACAATGCGGCAGCTTGACGAGTTTGCGCCTGATATTGTACACATCTCGACTCCGGATATTATCGGCAGAGCCTTTCTTCTCTATGCCCGAAAGAGATCATTGCCGGTGGCATCAGCATTTCATACAGATTTCCCCTCTTATCTCAGTTATTACCATCTTGGATTTGCCGAAAAATATGCATGGAAATATCTGACATGGTTTTACAACAACTGTGATGTGGTTCTTGCT
It encodes:
- a CDS encoding Lon protease family protein, whose translation is MSLPEKLSPEKLYKTCNPGEFSFRNTADLDGPIKATGQERAFEAIAFSMGIKHDGFNLFALGPNGTGKQTAIMQFLATIAPLAPVPSDWCYVNNFKQPRHPGALKLPPGKAATLSRDMEHLVEALLTVIPSAFSSEEYQVQEKNIREKFQEHQSEAFEDLEKKAAEQHIALIRTPAGFAFAPEKNGEVLKPEEFMTLNKKEREAIEKEITNLKSAMQLIMVQIPKWQRETQEKINELNRNIANFAVKPLMAELKNSYASLSEVIEYFETLENDIIENFDQFLEKEPDPREMLLGLSTGKFQQKGALLNRYRINVIVDNSKREGTPVVYEDKPACQNLVGDIEHISQMGTLLTDFTLIKPGALHRANGGYLLIDARRLLLEPLAYEALKKALRTRQIRIESLAQLYSLVSTVSLEPEPIPLDIKVILIGERQLYYLLNVYDPDFSELFKVAADFEDELPFDGDGKLAYARIISAIAKTDKLRHFDRGAVARVIEHGSRITGDSTKLSAHLQSISDLVREADYYAASAKRKLVKAADVQKAIDARVLRSSRIQEKIREATLKNSILIDTESEKVGQINGLAIYSPGGQSFGHPGRITARVRLGKGEVIDIEREVEMGGPIHSKGVLILSGFLGARFAIDQPLSLSASLVFEQSYSGVDGDSASSAELYALLSALSGVPIRQWFAVTGSVNQFGQVQAIGGVNEKIEGFFDLCNARGLSGKQGVLIPASNVDNLMLRSDVVNAAKKGRFSIYPVTHIDEGIELLTGVPAGVLDKSGNYPPGTVNGMVVAKLKEMAEKIRKFTASSSEDED
- a CDS encoding patatin-like phospholipase family protein, giving the protein MKKTALALGGGAVLGAAHVGVLRAVNELDIQLSMVSGTSIGAFIAALYAFGKSWEEIRDIALEINWLDLSGLALSQFGLLSNKKFGTMVTELLGKRDIRDALIPLAIVATDIGAGRKFVFTEGDVAQAVMASSCIPGVFKPVDYQGKLLVDGVLMENVPVSPLIEGGAESVICIDLLAFHCYKKPDNIIDLLLNAFYSTIINTTAIQIAEADLSIQPDLSGYSLLDFSQVKDLMEAGYTAALPALSGWVGGRPVAP
- a CDS encoding aldehyde dehydrogenase family protein is translated as MGDSVPSVLRTTFEGGTTRYFSWRRSQLLALETFLVEREKEIASALHADFRKSAAETFLTETGYLRSEIRFALKHLKSWMKPQRVAVPLIYQPATGYYCREPYGVVLIIGAWNYPLNLTLAPLISAIAAGNCAVVKPSEHAPHTSAVIASGLGDYLDRSAICVVEGGVEESRALLEERFDYIFYTGSRMTGREVMHAAAKHLTPLTLELGGKCPCIVDGSGDLRVAARRIVWAKFLNAGQTCIAPDYVLVEQQSEAELIRHMHEALADFYGDDPRSSPDFPRIGNAYNFLRLEKLLAGSVPSAGVFTDHSERYIPPTILQGASMDSALMQSEIFGPLLPVIAYTGMEEAMSCIRREKAPLALYLFSSVKSVQERVLLHSRSGGVCINDLLFQASMHHLPFGGLGSSGFGAYHGRAGFDTFSFQRSILERSLYPDPALRYPPYGRLKFRLLKMLVTHFQ
- a CDS encoding aminoacyl-tRNA deacylase, giving the protein MPIRKLREFLDSHAVRYFVLSHSPAYTAQEIAAAAHVPGKELAKTVIVSINGTMAMVVLPASRQLDFERLREVTGTRDVELAGEREFAGLFPECEIGAMPPFGNLYGMDVYVAEELEDDDEIAFNAGSHNELLRLSYEDYKRLVHPEVARLALDVK
- a CDS encoding TerC family protein, producing MEWITQPEAWIALATLTALEIVLGIDNIIFISIIVGRLPKNQQQKGRLIGLGLAMLTRIALLLSITWVMGLTAGLFSVLEHHVTGRDLILIGGGLFLLAKSTQEIHQSLEGSEEEKKRTSAGSFAVTMLQIAVIDIVFSLDSVITAVGLAKDVEVMIIAIMISIGIMMVASKSISDFVEEHPTIKMLALSFLILVGVTLLAEGAGFEIPKGYIYFAMAFSVSVEMLNIRLRKKPATPVHLHPTMNIDGENA
- a CDS encoding outer membrane protein, which translates into the protein MKRFYGIVLGVLSLAASGRSAEAAMPYASFSGGLAMLSSIDRSYDSGYALAGAAGLDRGRYRLEAELGYQKNALKNSVADISMTTYMANGYYDLELPLAQVKPFVTAGLGVAEFNDDNGAGKTVSDSVFAWQVGAGAGFSVSPLVNVDARYRYFSASDPQLTGNSRYGIGSHNVSVGLRIGL